Proteins from a genomic interval of Diospyros lotus cultivar Yz01 chromosome 6, ASM1463336v1, whole genome shotgun sequence:
- the LOC127803434 gene encoding protein NRT1/ PTR FAMILY 5.8-like, with protein sequence MAGEQSKKKLNKPCVLLIVIAGMERFAFKGVAANLVTYLTDVMKMSNSSAAKTVSSWNGVTSMLPLLVAALADSYWDRYSTILVSSFLYVLGLLALALTATPWLWLPINETSSPSVLFWSLHMISIGQAGYNSSLQAFAADQLELEDELPCCKSDSNTVKKSSFFQWWYFGICSGCLLGVSVMSYIQDTIGWGLGFAIPTLVMVASIASLCCGRRYYIHKRAKPGPNFKSFKNLVLAIKETACKMISNRSVSPKNPYVVELELEEKPFCGEDLDVGEGEEDVTSSGIHPFEIAKVVLHLLPIFSLLLTFAVIFQQPVTFFTKQGMTMKRNIGSSFKIPPAMLQSAITVSIVLLMPLYDTVFIPAARIITRNEKGVSVMQRMAIGMFISVVAMAIAALVETKRLQIGIKTAATETVGLSILWLLPQYTMLGISDIFTVVGMQEFFYSEVPVGMQTMGIALYNSVFGVGSFFSALVISIVDHVSSRKGRQSWFSDNMKAARLDKYYWLLAMASAFSLLVFMVLSRFYRNRV encoded by the exons ATGGCGGGAGAGCAGAGCAAGAAGAAGCTGAACAAGCCATGTGTTCTGCTTATAG TAATAGCTGGGATGGAGAGATTTGCGTTCAAAGGGGTGGCGGCGAACTTGGTGACTTATCTCACGGATGTGATGAAGATGAGCAACTCGTCGGCGGCGAAGACAGTGAGCAGCTGGAATGGGGTTACGTCCATGTTGCCTCTTTTAGTAGCGGCCCTTGCTGATTCTTACTGGGACCGATATTCCACCATATTAGTCTCCTCTTTCCTCTATGTTCTC GGGCTTCTAGCACTGGCATTGACTGCAACTCCGTGGCTTTGGCTTCCCATCAACGAAACCAGCTCCCCTTCGGTTCTCTTTTGGTCACTCCACATGATTTCGATCGGCCAAGCAGGGTACAACTCGTCGTTGCAAGCCTTTGCAGCCGATCAGCTCGAACTTGAGGATGAACTGCCTTGCTGCAAGAGTGACTCCAACACTGTCAAGAAGAGTTCCTTCTTCCAGTGGTGGTACTTCGGCATCTGCAGCGGCTGCCTTCTGGGCGTCTCTGTCATGTCCTACATCCAGGACACCATTGGATGGGGCCTCGGATTTGCTATCCCCACTCTTGTCATGGTTGCATCCATCGCATCTCTCTGTTGTGGCAGAAGATATTACATTCACAAGCGGGCCAAACCTGGCCCCAACTTCAAGTCCTTCAAGAACTTAGTTCTTGCCATCAAAGAAACCGCCTGCAAAATGATTAGCAATCGCTCTGTCTCGCCGAAAAACCCCTACGTGGTAGAGTTAGA GCTTGAGGAAAAGCCATTTTGTGGAGAAGATCTTGATGTGGGCGAGGGCGAAGAAGACGTCACCAGCAGCGGCATTCACCCGTTCGAAATCGCCAAAGTGGTGCTGCATCTGCTGCCGATATTCTCCCTGCTTCTGACGTTCGCAGTAATTTTCCAGCAGCCGGTGACGTTCTTCACCAAGCAAGGCATGACAATGAAGCGGAACATCGGAAGCAGCTTCAAGATCCCGCCGGCGATGCTGCAGAGCGCGATCACGGTGTCGATCGTTCTGCTGATGCCTCTGTACGACACCGTCTTCATCCCCGCGGCTCGGATCATCACGCGCAACGAGAAAGGCGTCAGCGTGATGCAGCGAATGGCGATCGGAATGTTCATCTCAGTCGTAGCCATGGCGATCGCGGCGCTAGTCGAAACGAAGAGGCTCCAGATCGGGATAAAAACCGCGGCAACGGAAACGGTTGGATTAAGCATACTCTGGCTGCTGCCGCAGTACACTATGCTCGGAATCTCGGACATTTTCACCGTCGTCGGGATGCAAGAGTTCTTCTACAGCGAAGTTCCGGTGGGAATGCAAACCATGGGGATAGCGCTGTACAACAGCGTCTTCGGCGTGGGGAGCTTCTTCAGCGCTCTGGTAATCTCGATTGTGGATCACGTTTCGAGCCGCAAAGGCAGGCAAAGCTGGTTCTCGGATAACATGAAGGCCGCGCGGCTGGACAAATACTACTGGCTTCTGGCCATGGCGAGTGCCTTCAGCTTGCTCGTCTTCATGGTCTTGTCCAGATTTTACAGAAACAGAGTGTGA
- the LOC127803435 gene encoding uncharacterized protein LOC127803435: MGSSEEKVVAVIIVGGPTKGTRFRPVSFNTPKPLFPLAGQPMVHHPISACKRIPNLAQVFLIGFYEEREFALYVSSISNELRVPMRYLKEDKPHGSAGALYYFRDLIMEDDPSHIFLLNCDVCCSFPLPAMLDAHRSYGGMGTLLVIKVSAESANQFGELVADPVTKELLHYTEKPETFVSDLINCGVYVFTPEIFSAIQDVSTHREDRTNLQRVFSFDSLHSVTRTVPADFVRLDQDILSPLAGKRKLYTYETMDFWEQIKTPGMSLKCSALYLAQFRLTSPNLLASGDGTRSPTVIGDVYVHPSAKIHPTAKIGPDVSISANVRIAAGVRILNCIILDDVEIKENAVAMHAIVGWKSSLGKWSRVQAKGDYNAKLGITILGESVTVEDEVVVINSIVLPNKTLNVSVQDEIIL; this comes from the exons ATGGGGAGCTCGGAGGAGAAGGTGGTTGCCGTGATCATTGTCGGCGGACCCACCAAAG GTACTCGATTCAGGCCAGTCTCGTTCAATACTCCGAAGCCTCTCTTTCCTTTGGCTGGTCAGCCTATGGTTCACCACCCCATCTCGGCTTGTAAAAGG ATACCTAATTTGGCGCAAGTTTTTCTCATTGGATTCTACGAGGAGCGAGAATTCGCACTATATGTCTCTTCAATCTCTAATGAGCTTAGAGTTCCAATGAG GTACTTGAAAGAAGACAAACCTCATGGGTCAGCTGGTGCCCTGTATTACTTCAGAGATCTGATTATGGAAGATGATCCT TCACATATTTTTCTGCTGAACTGTGATGTGTGTTGCAGTTTTCCTCTGCCAGCCATGCTTG ATGCCCATAGAAGTTATGGTGGGATGGGCACATTGTTAGTTATCAAG GTTTCTGCTGAATCAGCCAACCAGTTTGGTGAGTTGGTCGCTGATCCAGTCACCAAAGAACTTTTGCATTACACAGAGAAACCTGAGACTTTT GTAAGCGATTTAATCAACTGTGGTGTTTACGTCTTCACTCCAGAAATTTTCAGTGCCATTCAGGATGTCTCCACACACCGTGAAGATAGAA CTAATTTACAGAGAGTGTTCAGCTTTGATTCCCTCCATTCAGTAACCAG GACTGTTCCAGCAGATTTTGTACGATTGGATCAAGATATCCTATCACCTCTTGCTGGAAAGAGGAAATTATATACATATGAGACCATGGACTTCTGGGAACAGATCAAAACTCCCGG GATGTCTTTGAAGTGTTCTGCTCTCTACCTGGCTCAATTTCGGCTTACCTCTCCTAATCTTCTAGCGAGTGGAGATGGCACTAGAAGTCCTACAGTAATTGGCGATGTTTATGTTCATCCATCTGCAAAAATACATCCAACTGCAAAG ATTGGTCCCGATGTTTCAATTTCAGCAAATGTTCGAATAGCAGCAGGTGTGAGGATTTTAAATTGCATCATCTTGGATGATGTTGAAATAAAG GAAAATGCTGTAGCCATGCATGCTATTGTAGGATGGAAGTCATCCCTTGGGAAATGGTCACGGGTCCAGGCAA AAGGAGACTACAATGCCAAGCTAGGAATAACTATTCTCG GAGAGTCTGTGACTGTTGAAGACGAAGTAGTTGTGATCAACAGCATTGTTCTCCCAAATAAGACCCTAAACGTCAGTGTACAGGACGAGATCATTTTGTAA
- the LOC127803433 gene encoding alpha-mannosidase 2, producing the protein MAFSSYVGGNSRRGGGWAHSLLPTASGSPGLSKSRAHHHRKASRKRASALRDFIFTNFFTIGLSVSLFFFLLVVFRYGVPKPLSSHFRHGHRHPRFRKPIYRRSSSLADRDVVSSAVVDITTKDLYDKIEFLDVDGGPWKQGWRVNYQGNEWDSEKLKVFVVPHSHNDPGWKLTVEEYYDRQSRHILDTIVETLSKDVRRKFIWEEMSYLERWWRDASEAKRESFINLVQSGQLEIVGGGWVMNDEANSHYFAIIEQMMEGNMWLNDTIGVVPKNSWAIDPFGYSSTMAYLLRRMGFENMLIQRTHYELKKELALHKNLEYVWRQSWDAKETTDIFVHMMPFYSYDVPHTCGPEPAVCCQFDFARMRGFVYELCPWGLHPVETNQENVKERALTLLDQYRKKSTLYRTNTLLVPLGDDFRYISINEAEAQFRNYQMLFDYINSDPSLNAEAKFGTLEDYFRTLREESERVNYSRPNEVGSGQIGGFPSLSGDFFTYADRQQDYWSGYYVSRPFFKAVDRVLEHTLRAAEIMMAFLLGYCHKASCEKLPTGFSYKLTAARRNLALFQHHDGVTGTAKDHVVRDYGTRMHTSLHDLQIFMSKAIEVLLGIRHEKSEQHVAQFEPAQVRSQYDAQPVHKAINVHEGTAQSVVLFNPLEQTRDEIVMVIVNRPDVTVLDSNWTCVKSQVSPELQHDKNKIFSGRHRVHWKASVPPLGLQVYYIANGFVGCEKAKPAKVRIFTKEKQLPCLNPYACAKLEGETAVIRNRHQTLTFNVNLGLLQRVSGEDGSKMVVVGEELGMYSSSESGAYLFKPNGDAEPIVQAGGLLVVSEGPLMQEIYSYPKTRWDKSPISHATRIYNGDNTIQEFLIEKEYHVELLGNDFDNRELIVRYKTDIDNKRTFYSDLNGFQMSRRETYDKIPVQGNYYPMPSLAYMRAPNGHRFSVHSRQSLGVASLKNGWLEIMLDRRLVRDDGRGLGQGVMDNRPMNVVFHILPESNISSTSDPASDPNPLSPSLLSHRVGSHLNYPIHAFIAKKPREISVQPPPMSFSPLFSSLPCDLHIVGFKVPRPAKYTQQPIETSRFALILQRWHWDSSYCRKGRAQCTVVANESINLYDMFKGLAVLSARATSLNLLHEDTEMLGYTEQDVAQEGHVLISPMEIQAYKLEIRSND; encoded by the exons ATGGCATTCTCCTCATACGTCGGCGGCAACAGTCGCCGTGGAGGAGGCTGGGCCCACTCCCTCCTGCCCACCGCATCGGGCTCTCCGGGACTCTCCAAATCCAGGGCTCACCACCACCGCAAGGCGTCCCGGAAGCGCGCCAGCGCCCTAAGAGATTTCATCTTCACTAACTTCTTCACCATCGGTCTCTCcgtctccctcttcttcttcctcctcgtcGTTTTCCGCTACGGCGTTCCGAAACCCTTGTCTTCCCATTTCCGACACGGCCACCGCCATCCCAGGTTTCGCAAGCCGATTTACCGCAGATCGTCCTCATTGGCTGACCGCGACGTCGTTTCCTCGGCCGTCGTGGATATTACGACCAAAGATTTGTACGATAAGATTGAGTTTCTGGACGTGGATGGTGGGCCGTGGAAGCAAGGGTGGAGGGTTAATTACCAAGGGAACGAGTGGGATTCTGAGAAATTGAAGGTTTTTGTGGTGCCTCATTCGCATAATGACCCGGGCTGGAAGCTGACTGTCGAGGAGTACTATGACCGACAGTCTCGCCATATTCTCGATACCATCGTCGAGACGCTATCGAAG GATGTGCGCCGTAAATTTATATGGGAAGAGATGTCTTACTTGGAGAGATGGTGGAGAGATGCCTCAGAAGCTAAAAGAGAATCTTTCATCAATTTGGTGCAGAGTGGGCAGTTGGAAATTGTTGGAGGTGGTTGGGTGATGAACGATGAG GCTAATTCACATTATTTTGCTATTATTGAACAG ATGATGGAAGGGAATATGTGGTTGAATGACACCATTGGGGTTGTTCCAAAAAATTCCTGGGCAATAGATCCATTTGGTTATTCATCTACAATGGCATATCTTCTGCGTCGCATGGGCTTTGAGAACATGCTTATACAGAGGACCCATTATGAGCTGAAAAAGGAACTGGCTTTGCATAAGAATTTGGAATATGTCTGGCGCCAAAGTTGGGATGCAAAAGAAACAACTGACATTTTTGTCCACATGATGCCATTTTATTCCTATGATGTTCCACATACTTGTGGGCCAGAGCCTGCAGTTTGTTGCCAGTTTGACTTTGCACGAATGCGAGGCTTTGTTTATGAACTCTGCCCTTGGGGATTGCATCCGGTAGAGACAAACCAGGAGAATGTGAAGGAGAGAGCACTTACACTGCTAGATCAGTATAGGAAGAAGTCAACACTATATCGAACAAACACGCTTCTGGTTCCCCTAGGAGATGATTTTCGTTACATCAGCATTAACGAAGCGGAAGCACAGTTCAGGAACTATCAAATGTTGTTCGATTATATCAATTCTGATCCCAGCTTGAATGCCGAGGCAAAGTTTGGAACCTTGGAAGATTATTTTCGAACACTTAGGGAGGAGTCTGAGAGAGTAAATTATTCACGTCCTAATGAGGTTGGCTCTGGTCAGATTGGAGGTTTTCCTTCTCTATCTGGTGACTTCTTTACGTATGCTGATAGGCAACAGGACTATTGGAGCGGATACTATGTATCTAGACCATTCTTCAAGGCTGTTGATCGTGTACTGGAGCACACTCTTCGCGCTGCAGAAATTATGATGGCTTTCTTATTGGGATACTGCCATAAAGCATCATGCGAAAAGTTACCCACTGGTTTCTCCTACAAGTTGACAGCTGCAAGGAGAAACTTGGCTCTTTTTCAGCATCATGATGGTGTAACTGGTACTGCTAAGGACCATGTGGTTCGGGACTATGGGACTCGGATGCATACCTCTTTACATGATTTGCAAATATTCATGTCTAAAGCCATTGAAGTGCTCCTTGGAATCCGGCATGAGAAATCTGAGCAGCACGTGGCTCAGTTCGAGCCAGCGCAAGTGAGATCTCAATATGATGCCCAACCAGTGCATAAAGCAATCAATGTACACGAAGGAACTGCACAATCAGTTGTCTTATTTAATCCTCTGGAGCAAACGAGAGATGAAATCGTGATGGTTATTGTTAACAGGCCAGATGTGACTGTTCTGGATTCAAACTGGACATGTGTCAAAAGCCAAGTATCTCCCGAACTGCAGCATGATAAAAACAAGATTTTCAGTGGGAGGCACCGAGTCCATTGGAAGGCCTCTGTTCCACCTCTAGGGTTGCAAGTATATTATATTGCCAATGGGTTTGTTGGATGTGAGAAGGCTAAGCCGGCGAAAGTCAGGATTTTCACAAAGGAAAAACAGTTGCCTTGCCTCAATCCGTACGCATGCGCAAAACTAGAAGGTGAGACTGCAGTGATCCGCAACCGGCATCAAACTCTCACATTCAATGTCAATCTTGGCTTGTTGCAGAGGGTAAGTGGTGAAGATGGTTCTAAGATGGTGGTTGTTGGTGAAGAATTAGGCATGTATTCTAGTTCAGAAAGCGGAGCTTATTTATTCAAACCCAATGGTGATGCTGAGCCGATTGTCCAAGCCGGTGGGCTGTTGGTGGTATCTGAGGGTCCTTTGATGCAGGAAATTTACTCTTACCCCAAGACCCGATGGGACAAAAGTCCAATATCTCACGCGACTCGCATTTATAATGGTGACAACACCATACAAGAGTTTCTTATCGAGAAGGAATACCATGTTGAGCTTCTTGGCAATGACTTTGACAACAGAGAACTAATAGTTCGATACAAGACAGACATTGACAACAAGAGGACCTTCTATTCTGATTTGAATGGATTTCAGATGAGCCGCAGAGAGACCTATGATAAGATTCCTGTGCAAGGGAATTACTACCCAATGCCCTCTCTGGCGTATATGCGAGCGCCAAATGGTCACCGCTTTTCTGTTCATAGCAGGCAGTCGTTGGGCGTGGCAAGCCTTAAAAATGGATGGCTAGAGATCATGCTTGATCGTCGGTTGGTGAGAGACGATGGGCGTGGTCTTGGACAAGGAGTGATGGATAACCGACCGATGAATGTAGTTTTCCACATTCTACCAGAATCCAATATTTCCTCCACTTCGGATCCTGCTTCAGACCCCAACCCTTTAAGTCCCTCTCTGCTTTCTCATCGGGTTGGTTCCCACCTGAACTATCCGATACACGCATTTATTGCCAAGAAGCCACGGGAAATATCTGTGCAGCCGCCTCCCATGTCCTTCTCTCCCTTGTTTTCTTCCTTGCCATGTGATCTGCATATTGTGGGTTTTAAGGTTCCTCGTCCCGCCAAGTATACTCAGCAACCCATTGAGACTTCCAGGTTTGCTCTAATTCTACAGAGGTGGCATTGGGATTCCTCGTACTGTCGAAAAGGAAGGGCTCAGTGCACGGTGGTGGCCAACGAGTCTATTAATTTGTACGACATGTTCAAGGGGCTCGCGGTCTTGAGTGCGAGAGCTACCTCTTTGAATCTTCTGCATGAAGATACAGAGATGCTTGGATACACTGAGCAAGATGTTGCCCAAGAAGGACATGTACTGATATCTCCCATGGAAATCCAGGCTTACAAATTGGAAATACGTTCAAATGACTAA
- the LOC127804119 gene encoding protein transport protein SEC13 homolog B: protein MPAQKIETGHNDVVHDVSMDYYGKRVATASSDTTIKIIGVSNNSTSQHLATLSGHQGPVWQVAWAHPKFGSIIASCSYDGRVIIWKEGNQNEWAQVHVFTDHKSSVNSIAWAPHELGLCLACGSSDGNISVHTARSDGGWDTTRIDQAHPVGVTSVSWAPSTAPGALVGSSVLDPAQKLASGGCDNTVKVWKLYNGNWKMDCFPALQMHSDWVRDVAWAPNLGLPKSTIASASQDGTVVIWTVAKEGDQWQGKVLMDFKTPVWRVSWSLTGNLLAVAAGDNNVTLWKEAVDGEWQQVTTVEQ, encoded by the coding sequence ATGCCCGCCCAGAAGATTGAAACGGGTCATAATGATGTTGTTCATGATGTATCCATGGATTACTATGGAAAGCGTGTGGCAACTGCTTCTTCTGATACCACTATAAAAATAATAGGCGTTAGCAATAATTCTACTTCACAGCACCTGGCAACTTTGAGTGGCCATCAAGGTCCTGTTTGGCAGGTTGCTTGGGCTCATCCCAAGTTTGGATCGATCATTGCCTCTTGTTCTTATGATGGCAGGGTGATAATTTGGAAGGAAGGTAACCAAAATGAGTGGGCACAGGTGCACGTTTTTACTGATCATAAGTCATCTGTCAATTCTATTGCTTGGGCCCCTCATGAACTTGGTCTCTGCTTAGCTTGTGGATCTTCTGATGGGAATATCTCAGTCCACACTGCCAGGTCTGATGGTGGCTGGGACACCACCAGGATCGACCAAGCTCACCCTGTTGGAGTGACTTCAGTTTCATGGGCCCCTTCCACAGCTCCTGGTGCTCTAGTGGGTTCTAGTGTGCTGGATCCAGCTCAGAAGCTTGCTTCTGGTGGCTGCGACAATACTGTAAAGGTGTGGAAGCTGTATAATGGAAATTGGAAAATGGATTGCTTCCCTGCGTTGCAAATGCACAGTGATTGGGTGAGGGATGTGGCTTGGGCACCCAACTTGGGCCTTCCAAAGTCTACCATAGCAAGTGCTTCACAGGATGGCACAGTTGTCATATGGACCGTGGCAAAAGAAGGTGATCAATGGCAGGGTAAAGTTTTGATGGATTTCAAGACTCCTGTCTGGAGGGTATCATGGTCCCTTACCGGAAACTTGTTGGCTGTGGCTGCTGGAGATAATAATGTCACTTTGTGGAAAGAAGCAGTTGACGGTGAGTGGCAACAGGTGACCACGGTTGAGCAATAG